The Echinicola rosea genome has a segment encoding these proteins:
- a CDS encoding M48 family metallopeptidase, translating to MNAEQLKYVLIGLVVAGFLFDKLTSWLNVRQRVGEVPATLQSHLSQEKLQESKSYQRTNYRFGLLTGGLSFLVTVACLQWGFFGWLDTLVASWIASPIWQSLIFFGLLFIASDVLSLPFDYYHTFRIEEDYGFNKTTKKTFVLDKLKGYALGIVLGGGLLALLLWLVNALGGSFWLYFWAVAAFFMVLLNMFYTSWILPLFNKLTPLEEGALKDSILSYADSVGFSMDNVFVIDGSTRSSKANAFFSGMGKRKKVVLYDTLIEQHTTEELTAVLAHEIGHYKKKHILQSMVISVLQLGVMLYVLSLFVNSETISLALGGERAAVHLNLIGFVLLFSPISTLLGIGMNMLSRKNEFEADRYAKETYAAKPLAEGLKTLSVKTLTQINPHPLHVFVNYSHPPLMQRLERLEQLSNEM from the coding sequence ATGAACGCAGAACAACTGAAATACGTATTGATCGGCTTGGTCGTAGCCGGGTTTTTATTTGATAAACTGACGAGCTGGCTCAATGTCCGCCAACGTGTAGGTGAAGTCCCTGCCACATTGCAGAGCCACTTAAGCCAAGAAAAACTTCAGGAATCCAAATCCTATCAAAGGACCAATTACCGCTTTGGCCTGTTGACCGGTGGATTGTCCTTTTTGGTCACAGTAGCTTGTTTGCAGTGGGGATTTTTTGGTTGGCTGGATACCTTGGTGGCCAGCTGGATAGCTTCTCCCATTTGGCAGTCCCTAATATTCTTCGGGCTGCTGTTCATTGCTTCAGATGTACTTTCCCTGCCCTTTGACTATTATCATACCTTTAGGATCGAAGAAGATTATGGCTTCAACAAAACCACCAAAAAAACCTTTGTGCTGGATAAGTTAAAAGGGTATGCACTGGGGATCGTCCTTGGGGGTGGACTGTTGGCCTTATTGCTTTGGTTGGTCAATGCCCTGGGGGGATCTTTTTGGTTGTACTTTTGGGCGGTGGCTGCTTTCTTTATGGTCCTGCTAAATATGTTTTATACTTCTTGGATACTGCCGCTGTTCAATAAGCTGACACCACTGGAGGAGGGAGCGCTGAAGGACAGCATCCTGTCTTATGCCGATTCCGTAGGGTTTTCGATGGACAATGTTTTTGTCATTGACGGCAGTACCCGCTCGAGCAAAGCCAATGCCTTCTTTTCCGGTATGGGCAAACGCAAAAAGGTGGTCCTGTACGATACCTTGATCGAGCAACATACCACGGAAGAACTGACTGCCGTACTGGCCCATGAAATCGGACATTACAAGAAAAAGCATATCCTTCAAAGCATGGTGATCAGCGTTTTGCAGTTGGGTGTCATGCTGTATGTTCTTTCACTTTTTGTGAACAGTGAAACGATCAGCTTGGCCTTGGGCGGCGAACGGGCGGCAGTGCACCTCAACTTGATCGGGTTTGTATTGCTGTTTTCGCCGATTTCCACCTTGCTCGGTATCGGGATGAACATGCTGAGCCGAAAAAATGAGTTTGAGGCGGATCGTTATGCAAAGGAAACATATGCGGCCAAACCATTGGCCGAAGGCCTCAAGACCCTTTCCGTCAAAACCCTCACCCAGATCAATCCACATCCCCTACATGTCTTCGTCAATTACTCCCATCCGCCATTGATGCAGCGGCTGGAGCGACTGGAGCAGCTTAGTAATGAGATGTGA
- a CDS encoding PorP/SprF family type IX secretion system membrane protein — protein sequence MFRSYIYLVFCILALTFSTGNSFGQDPQYSQYYAAPLYLNPAFAGSELQTRIGANYRSQWPGLDAQYNTFSVYADTFLEKYNSGFGLMVMNDVQGAADLRSLTISAMYAYELKLGESVYFRPGFEGSYIRREVGYYENLVFANQINPQDPFGPIIPGGTDLSGLGEPINMLSLSFGGLLFTEDLWLGGAIHHINQPNQSFLEGESALPYKLSFHGGYRIGLGRGAMKRDFTHTYKQRYFVPTINYKKQGVFEQLDLGAYVYAEPLIFGVWYRGLPYKPLNSESNRDAIVLLLGLSLPTGLDVGYSFDYTMSQLGIQSGGAHEISVSYRFPDRNPGAPRLRNTILPCPKF from the coding sequence TTGTTTAGGTCTTATATATATCTAGTTTTTTGCATCTTAGCATTAACGTTCTCTACTGGCAATAGTTTTGGACAGGATCCACAATACAGTCAGTATTATGCGGCTCCGCTATACCTGAATCCTGCCTTTGCCGGATCAGAGCTGCAGACGCGGATCGGTGCCAATTACCGTAGCCAGTGGCCGGGGCTCGACGCCCAGTACAATACCTTTTCGGTCTATGCCGATACTTTTTTGGAAAAGTACAACAGCGGCTTCGGCCTGATGGTGATGAACGATGTCCAAGGAGCAGCGGATTTGCGCTCGCTGACCATCTCGGCCATGTATGCGTACGAACTGAAGCTTGGCGAGTCCGTTTATTTCCGTCCTGGTTTTGAAGGGAGCTATATCCGGCGAGAGGTAGGATATTACGAAAACTTGGTCTTTGCCAATCAGATCAATCCACAGGATCCTTTTGGGCCGATCATTCCCGGTGGAACGGATCTTTCGGGACTGGGAGAGCCGATCAACATGCTTTCCCTGTCCTTTGGTGGTTTGCTCTTTACCGAAGACCTCTGGCTGGGAGGTGCCATTCACCATATCAACCAACCCAACCAGTCTTTTCTGGAAGGTGAAAGTGCCCTGCCCTATAAACTCTCCTTTCACGGTGGCTACCGCATCGGACTGGGCCGTGGCGCCATGAAACGTGACTTTACCCATACGTATAAACAACGGTATTTTGTCCCAACGATCAATTATAAAAAACAGGGTGTCTTCGAACAACTTGACCTTGGGGCTTATGTGTATGCCGAACCGTTGATCTTTGGGGTGTGGTACAGGGGACTGCCCTATAAGCCGCTCAATAGCGAAAGCAATCGGGATGCTATCGTACTTTTGCTCGGACTGAGCCTTCCCACGGGACTGGATGTGGGATATAGCTTTGATTATACCATGTCCCAACTTGGGATCCAATCTGGCGGGGCACACGAGATCAGCGTGTCCTACCGGTTCCCCGACCGGAATCCCGGAGCGCCACGGCTAAGAAATACCATTCTTCCTTGTCCCAAATTTTAA
- a CDS encoding T9SS type B sorting domain-containing protein, protein MKRTPFDISIRFIYLFLPLLLCLTSPVILYGQGYNDNEWIFGYCGPNTENNYISFGKGDNPNVNTLPGSVVVGQDNNAIAVDPLTGEPLFFTNGELVYNYLNQPIQGAPNGINGDFEGTQTVAIAPLNYEPEGERLFYTFYLSPSGELQYAVMDMNAQGAAPAESPAAGEVTTLNESMGPASGAIAVVKTPSSPSYLISFENNELISREITDTEGVFNQTGSTSLGFSPEKIAFDDNSGTLALIPENASDQIVLMDFDTSTGSFANPRPLDQSTGDASENYGGTGLAPDGDYFYYSKDDQLLRIPTDTLDAAPQVVPTTSPSGSTISQIHDIKVGPDGQLYYIYQEENDDAFYVGTVEDPDNTVLEELTVDDNPFDGTDFCGGTFPTFAPNADIDVSVDFTYSPQMPCMNNPLQLTSQLTPPNIPVESYEWELSPPPTDQDGEEIELDLTEEHLLLPADATSEQNINVTLTVTLEDGSTQTTSQSITFQENNLQASFTPSDTTTCMTCIDLNEMLEVSSGEEGQGGSGGGGGGFPGPPGGGGGQDGGSSYEYFWSNKKDEGWIPEGANEVCDPGTYWVLAREQGSSCYVYAETTVKMWDPVANEKVDDQTNNVWYFGDNAGLDFNPDPDDPNAPSPRPVEVPDGHPGWSIPEGTTTISDQAGDVLFYTDGQTVWDLNGNPMQDGENIGGDNTSAQSVIAVKVPQEQTLYYLFTTQSEGGNSTTKFSLVDIKGENQNGVGSVVSGDNFLFSPGTEQSAAIASGDTTWVMFHEVGNNTFRAYPATSQGIGQAVTSDVGSNQSFSHSAGTMKFSPDGEKLAVTVVDDNGCSFVDVMDFDEETGELTEYATIDLGCDDEVYGLEFGGDSNKVFVSYQNGKGIEEYQIQAPSDDDDDDGGNNCPSCFENAADQAALEQCIEDNVNLLANSSGTDFGAIQMGPNGQIYVAIPGATNIGTINPGSDCDNSSYSQQQAVSTQGGTSNLGLPAYAQNSGSNIPDPEISGPESLCLQDGIALGEFEGAGEPDIDTYAWAILDIDGQEVFSTTGPGDEFQVLEYEFDSAGTYTVTLDVERCGNPDYYNGELTVEVIGPPPLTLTDDITLCSGSPITLTAIDDYDPAEGLYTFEWTNAAGEILGNTNTIEVTEESIYTVSVALANTDEEDPTFQACSSSSSVFVGPAFDFELTQDAEESCYEENYIDFAPDTPVTGEWSYQLQGSTDEPTVLGEGYEWEVAVEELPGPGTYDIIFRAEDPILEGCIVEKRAQLVVAPLPEFEVNVITPTSDCDNPSGSFEFTMLSDAETVTIVETGEEFPDVTEGETLGPIENLPPGVYTITAENEGCTYTETVSIENTSPPDGLDDYSIVTTAERCTNDDILDGRILITFPADGSITTANYVITREEDGEQFTGSTDDMPLAVPHGTYAIEISTPDGCAVTAPQTYEIQEKALVDFSVPSAPLACEIFFFEPENADDIDYTITGPDGTDISPQPNGLYPLDQQGVYLVRGEDPNGVDCPRIREMDLTLTGQVEYELEGPFYDCETGLRYEAAIDPAFDEADYVYLWRTFPQGEIIGRERIFTPSREGNYTLDVQPRNGTGCPAPWIEFDVPVIVRNIPVEVTLETGICSDSPEGTLRADFEAPASANLEVVWFRTNQAGINVRMPEFDGQSTITVTAAGSYQVELVNSTNGQQCTVGSDEITVMSSDNEPPILEESYTICAAEGITETLTTEENWQAYEWWREDQLVSTDPTFTPTEEGDYTLIVTDMAQCSFAVPFEVIEDCGLQVTTPDAIIPGDSDRNFVVYVNDFVDEISVLIYNRWGELIFHCIQENIAENAPFCTWDGKVNDKKVPVGTYPVVIKLKSNAQGIEHTIKKAIVVIE, encoded by the coding sequence ATGAAAAGGACTCCTTTTGACATAAGCATAAGATTCATTTATCTTTTTTTACCGTTACTACTGTGCCTGACCTCCCCAGTAATCCTTTACGGACAAGGCTACAATGATAACGAGTGGATCTTTGGTTACTGTGGACCAAACACGGAAAATAATTATATTTCTTTTGGCAAAGGGGACAATCCCAATGTGAATACGCTACCGGGAAGCGTCGTGGTTGGCCAGGACAATAATGCTATTGCCGTTGACCCGCTCACGGGCGAGCCACTCTTTTTTACAAATGGTGAGCTGGTGTACAATTATCTCAACCAACCGATCCAAGGTGCGCCAAACGGCATTAACGGTGATTTTGAAGGAACCCAAACAGTGGCTATTGCACCCCTAAATTACGAACCGGAAGGGGAACGGCTTTTTTACACCTTCTATCTCAGTCCTTCGGGGGAACTTCAATATGCCGTTATGGACATGAATGCCCAAGGAGCCGCACCAGCGGAGTCCCCGGCAGCGGGGGAAGTCACCACACTTAACGAATCCATGGGCCCGGCATCGGGTGCCATCGCCGTCGTAAAGACACCCAGCTCTCCCAGTTATTTGATCAGTTTTGAAAACAATGAATTGATCTCCAGGGAAATTACCGATACGGAAGGGGTATTCAATCAAACGGGCAGCACATCCCTGGGCTTCTCACCTGAAAAAATAGCTTTTGATGATAACTCAGGCACCTTGGCATTGATCCCGGAAAATGCCTCCGACCAGATTGTGCTGATGGACTTTGACACCAGCACAGGGAGTTTTGCTAATCCTCGACCACTGGACCAGTCCACAGGTGATGCATCTGAAAATTATGGCGGAACAGGACTTGCTCCCGATGGCGATTATTTCTATTATTCCAAAGATGACCAATTGCTCCGAATCCCTACGGATACCTTGGATGCTGCCCCGCAAGTGGTGCCCACCACCAGTCCATCAGGGAGCACCATCAGCCAAATCCACGATATCAAAGTAGGCCCTGACGGGCAATTGTACTATATCTATCAAGAGGAAAATGATGACGCCTTCTATGTGGGCACTGTCGAAGACCCCGACAACACCGTTCTGGAAGAGCTGACCGTGGACGACAATCCCTTCGACGGCACGGACTTTTGTGGTGGCACCTTCCCTACCTTTGCGCCCAATGCGGACATCGACGTTTCGGTGGATTTCACGTATTCCCCGCAAATGCCCTGTATGAACAATCCGCTGCAGCTCACCTCGCAGCTCACACCGCCCAATATCCCGGTGGAGTCATATGAATGGGAGCTCAGTCCGCCCCCTACTGACCAAGACGGGGAAGAGATCGAACTGGACCTGACCGAAGAGCACCTGCTTTTGCCTGCAGATGCGACCAGTGAACAAAACATCAACGTCACCCTGACGGTGACCTTGGAAGACGGGAGCACCCAAACGACCTCCCAATCCATCACCTTTCAGGAAAACAACCTCCAGGCCAGCTTTACTCCGTCCGATACCACGACCTGCATGACCTGTATCGACCTTAACGAAATGCTGGAAGTAAGCTCCGGTGAAGAAGGTCAAGGCGGCTCCGGAGGCGGCGGAGGAGGATTTCCCGGCCCCCCAGGCGGTGGCGGTGGCCAAGATGGTGGCTCCAGTTACGAATATTTTTGGTCCAATAAAAAAGACGAAGGCTGGATTCCCGAGGGAGCCAATGAAGTCTGTGATCCCGGCACCTACTGGGTGCTTGCCCGTGAGCAAGGTTCATCCTGCTACGTCTATGCCGAGACCACTGTCAAAATGTGGGACCCTGTGGCCAACGAAAAAGTAGATGACCAAACCAATAATGTCTGGTACTTTGGGGATAATGCCGGACTGGACTTTAATCCCGATCCTGACGACCCCAATGCCCCTTCTCCACGGCCTGTAGAAGTTCCCGACGGTCATCCTGGCTGGAGCATTCCCGAGGGCACGACCACCATTTCGGACCAAGCTGGCGACGTGCTCTTCTACACGGACGGCCAGACTGTCTGGGACCTGAACGGCAATCCCATGCAGGACGGTGAAAACATCGGCGGTGACAATACCTCCGCCCAAAGTGTCATTGCCGTAAAAGTCCCTCAGGAACAAACCCTTTACTACCTCTTCACCACCCAATCGGAAGGCGGCAATTCGACCACTAAATTTTCCCTCGTGGACATCAAAGGCGAAAACCAAAACGGTGTGGGCAGCGTGGTCAGCGGGGACAATTTCCTCTTTAGCCCCGGCACGGAGCAGTCTGCCGCCATTGCTTCGGGGGACACCACTTGGGTGATGTTTCACGAAGTGGGCAATAATACCTTCCGAGCCTACCCGGCCACTTCACAAGGTATCGGACAAGCCGTAACCAGCGATGTGGGCAGCAACCAAAGCTTTAGCCACTCAGCTGGAACGATGAAATTTAGCCCCGACGGGGAAAAACTGGCCGTAACCGTCGTGGATGACAATGGATGCAGCTTTGTGGACGTCATGGATTTTGATGAGGAAACCGGTGAATTGACGGAATACGCTACCATTGACTTGGGCTGTGATGATGAAGTTTATGGACTGGAATTTGGCGGGGACAGCAACAAGGTTTTTGTTTCCTACCAAAACGGTAAAGGCATCGAGGAATACCAAATCCAAGCACCCAGCGATGATGACGACGATGATGGTGGCAACAACTGCCCATCCTGCTTTGAAAATGCTGCTGACCAAGCCGCACTGGAACAGTGCATCGAGGACAATGTCAATTTACTGGCCAACAGCTCCGGCACTGATTTTGGAGCCATCCAAATGGGACCAAACGGCCAGATCTATGTCGCCATCCCCGGCGCTACGAACATCGGCACCATCAATCCTGGATCGGACTGTGACAATTCCTCCTATAGCCAGCAACAAGCGGTTTCCACCCAAGGCGGCACCAGCAACCTCGGCCTCCCTGCCTATGCCCAAAACAGCGGCAGCAATATCCCAGACCCGGAAATCTCAGGTCCGGAAAGCCTTTGCTTGCAAGACGGCATTGCCCTGGGGGAATTTGAAGGTGCCGGCGAGCCGGACATTGACACATACGCCTGGGCCATCCTCGACATCGATGGCCAAGAGGTTTTTTCCACCACAGGCCCCGGTGACGAATTCCAGGTATTGGAATATGAATTTGACTCGGCCGGCACCTACACGGTCACCTTGGACGTGGAACGCTGCGGCAATCCGGATTATTATAATGGCGAACTTACCGTGGAAGTGATTGGGCCGCCACCTTTGACACTTACGGACGACATTACGCTCTGTAGCGGCAGTCCGATTACCCTCACGGCCATAGACGATTATGATCCGGCAGAAGGGCTCTACACTTTCGAATGGACCAACGCCGCGGGAGAAATCCTCGGCAATACCAACACCATCGAAGTTACAGAAGAAAGCATCTACACGGTCAGCGTAGCACTGGCCAATACGGACGAAGAAGACCCGACCTTTCAGGCCTGTTCTTCGTCATCCTCCGTATTTGTCGGCCCTGCATTTGACTTTGAGCTGACGCAAGACGCTGAAGAATCCTGCTACGAGGAAAACTACATCGACTTTGCTCCGGACACGCCCGTTACCGGCGAATGGTCCTACCAACTGCAGGGATCCACGGATGAGCCGACGGTATTGGGCGAGGGCTATGAATGGGAAGTGGCGGTGGAAGAGCTTCCCGGCCCCGGCACTTATGACATTATCTTCCGGGCGGAAGACCCGATCTTGGAAGGCTGCATCGTGGAAAAACGCGCCCAACTGGTCGTCGCTCCGTTACCGGAATTTGAGGTCAATGTCATCACCCCCACCAGTGACTGTGACAATCCGAGCGGAAGCTTCGAATTCACCATGCTATCGGATGCAGAGACCGTGACCATTGTGGAGACAGGGGAAGAGTTTCCGGATGTAACCGAAGGCGAAACCCTTGGGCCAATAGAAAACCTGCCTCCCGGCGTCTATACCATTACGGCCGAAAATGAAGGCTGTACCTACACGGAAACAGTAAGTATCGAGAATACCAGTCCGCCTGATGGGCTGGATGATTATAGCATTGTGACCACAGCTGAGCGCTGTACCAATGACGACATACTGGACGGAAGGATTTTGATTACTTTTCCAGCGGATGGCTCGATCACCACTGCCAACTATGTTATCACGCGTGAAGAAGATGGCGAACAATTTACCGGTTCTACCGACGATATGCCCTTGGCGGTTCCCCACGGCACTTATGCCATTGAGATTTCCACGCCCGATGGCTGTGCCGTCACCGCACCGCAAACCTATGAAATCCAAGAAAAAGCCTTGGTTGACTTTAGTGTGCCTTCGGCACCATTGGCTTGTGAGATTTTCTTTTTTGAACCTGAGAATGCAGACGATATCGACTACACCATCACAGGCCCGGATGGCACGGATATCAGCCCTCAGCCAAACGGCCTTTATCCCTTGGATCAACAGGGCGTTTACTTGGTTCGCGGTGAAGACCCAAATGGCGTGGACTGCCCTCGGATTAGAGAAATGGACCTGACATTGACCGGGCAGGTGGAATATGAATTGGAAGGGCCTTTTTATGATTGTGAAACCGGACTACGGTATGAGGCAGCGATCGATCCTGCATTTGATGAAGCGGACTATGTTTACCTCTGGAGGACCTTTCCACAGGGGGAAATCATCGGCAGGGAGCGGATCTTCACCCCAAGCCGGGAAGGCAATTATACCTTAGATGTCCAACCCAGAAATGGCACCGGCTGCCCGGCACCTTGGATAGAATTTGACGTTCCGGTTATTGTGCGCAATATTCCGGTGGAAGTGACCTTGGAGACCGGCATTTGTTCGGACAGCCCAGAAGGGACGCTCCGAGCGGACTTTGAAGCACCCGCTTCTGCCAATCTCGAAGTAGTCTGGTTCAGAACGAATCAGGCTGGCATCAATGTCCGAATGCCTGAATTTGATGGTCAATCAACCATTACCGTTACAGCAGCAGGCAGCTACCAAGTCGAATTGGTCAATTCCACCAATGGTCAACAATGCACGGTGGGCTCGGATGAAATCACGGTGATGAGCTCCGATAATGAACCTCCAATATTGGAAGAAAGCTATACCATTTGTGCAGCAGAAGGCATTACGGAGACGCTGACGACAGAAGAAAACTGGCAAGCCTATGAGTGGTGGAGAGAGGATCAGTTGGTCAGCACCGACCCCACTTTTACGCCGACAGAAGAAGGGGATTACACCTTGATCGTTACTGATATGGCCCAATGTTCCTTTGCTGTCCCCTTCGAGGTGATCGAAGACTGCGGGCTTCAGGTGACCACGCCTGACGCCATTATTCCTGGAGATTCTGATCGGAATTTTGTGGTCTATGTCAATGATTTCGTAGATGAGATTTCGGTATTGATCTACAATCGCTGGGGCGAGCTAATTTTCCACTGCATTCAGGAAAACATTGCCGAAAACGCTCCTTTCTGCACTTGGGACGGAAAAGTCAACGATAAAAAAGTGCCCGTCGGAACCTATCCGGTGGTAATCAAGTTAAAAAGCAATGCCCAAGGAATAGAACACACCATTAAGAAAGCTATAGTTGTAATTGAATAA
- the yaaA gene encoding peroxide stress protein YaaA: protein MIALISPAKTLDMSTTDISLATQPDFKTDIKALVSIMKKKSAEDIKQLMKVSDNIAQLNEERYHNFHKDFTAENAKQALLAFKGDVYRSMDVDDYSEEDLAFAQDHLRILSGLYGLLKPMDLIQPYRLEMGIGLENKKGKNLYEYWGTKISKAINKATDGQPVINLASQEYAKAVDKKTLKSPMIHVNFKEHRDGKHKVIGIFAKQARGMMADHIIKHKITDPEQLKLFNREGYEFSEPQSKENEWIFVR from the coding sequence ATGATCGCATTGATTTCTCCGGCGAAGACGCTGGATATGAGTACTACTGATATTTCACTGGCTACCCAGCCAGACTTTAAGACCGACATCAAGGCCTTGGTCAGCATCATGAAGAAAAAATCCGCTGAGGATATCAAACAACTGATGAAAGTCAGTGATAACATCGCCCAGCTAAATGAAGAGCGCTACCATAACTTCCACAAGGACTTTACTGCTGAAAACGCCAAACAGGCCCTATTGGCTTTCAAAGGGGACGTGTACCGCAGCATGGACGTGGACGATTACTCTGAAGAAGACCTGGCCTTTGCCCAAGACCACCTCCGCATCCTTTCCGGACTTTACGGACTCCTCAAGCCCATGGACCTTATCCAGCCCTACCGACTGGAAATGGGCATTGGCCTAGAAAACAAAAAGGGCAAGAACCTCTATGAATACTGGGGCACCAAAATCTCCAAGGCCATCAACAAAGCGACTGATGGCCAGCCAGTAATCAATTTGGCATCTCAGGAATATGCCAAAGCAGTGGACAAAAAAACCCTTAAATCCCCCATGATCCATGTCAACTTCAAAGAACACCGGGATGGAAAACACAAAGTCATCGGCATCTTTGCGAAGCAAGCGAGGGGTATGATGGCAGACCACATCATCAAGCATAAAATCACCGATCCTGAACAATTGAAGCTTTTCAACCGCGAAGGCTATGAGTTTTCTGAACCGCAGAGCAAAGAAAATGAGTGGATCTTCGTTAGGTAA
- a CDS encoding septal ring lytic transglycosylase RlpA family protein: MKKQVLLWLTLLFLASSCAATRFSSSRVEKGQASYYADKFNGHKTASGERYRPVKLTAAHRTLPFGTVVKVKNLRNGKTVKVRINDRGPFVRGRIIDLSKKAARQLDMIRAGVVPVEVRY; the protein is encoded by the coding sequence ATGAAAAAACAAGTTTTGCTTTGGCTCACGCTGCTGTTCTTGGCCAGCTCATGTGCGGCTACAAGGTTCTCATCCAGTCGCGTGGAAAAGGGTCAGGCAAGTTATTATGCCGACAAGTTCAATGGCCACAAAACGGCCAGTGGCGAACGCTATCGCCCGGTTAAATTGACCGCGGCACATCGCACCTTACCCTTCGGCACTGTCGTAAAAGTCAAAAATCTCCGCAACGGCAAAACCGTCAAAGTCCGCATCAATGACCGGGGGCCTTTTGTCCGTGGACGCATCATCGACCTATCAAAAAAAGCCGCAAGGCAATTGGACATGATCCGAGCGGGTGTGGTACCGGTGGAAGTAAGGTATTAA
- a CDS encoding phosphoglycerate kinase, which translates to MNSRIKSVDNLSFEGKRALVRVDFNVPLDANFEVTDDTRIQAALPTINKILDDGGAVILMSHLGRPKGGPDERFSLKHILLDLEKALDRPVKFAPDCIGDEATQVAAALKGGEVLLLENLRFYDEETKGDAGFAKKLAAHGDIYVNDAFGTAHRAHASTAIVAENFNDKVCGYLMLSELENADKVLGNPVRPLTAIMGGAKISDKILIIEKLLDKVDNLIIGGGMSYTFAKAKGGSIGDSLLEADKMDLTKELEAKAKEKGVNLYLPVDNITSKEFANDAEQGKAKSGEIPDGWMGLDIGEETRKIFADVIKDSKTILWNGPMGVFEMESFDKGTKAVAEAVVSATEAGAFSLIGGGDSAAAVNKFGFGEKVSFVSTGGGALLEYMEGKELPGVKALEP; encoded by the coding sequence ATGAACAGTAGGATAAAATCTGTTGACAACCTCAGTTTTGAAGGTAAAAGAGCGTTGGTAAGAGTGGACTTTAATGTGCCACTGGACGCTAATTTTGAAGTAACCGATGACACTAGGATCCAAGCAGCCTTGCCTACCATCAACAAGATATTGGATGATGGAGGAGCGGTGATTTTGATGTCTCACCTGGGAAGGCCAAAAGGTGGTCCTGATGAGCGGTTTTCGCTAAAACATATCCTGCTGGATCTGGAAAAAGCGCTGGATCGACCAGTGAAATTTGCTCCCGACTGTATCGGTGATGAGGCGACACAAGTAGCTGCTGCGCTGAAAGGTGGGGAAGTCTTGCTTTTGGAAAACCTTCGGTTTTACGATGAAGAAACTAAAGGAGATGCGGGATTTGCCAAAAAACTGGCAGCACATGGTGATATCTATGTAAATGATGCATTTGGGACGGCGCACCGTGCCCACGCTTCTACTGCCATTGTTGCAGAAAACTTTAACGACAAAGTGTGTGGTTACTTGATGCTTTCAGAATTGGAAAATGCTGATAAAGTACTGGGTAATCCCGTGAGGCCATTGACAGCGATCATGGGTGGAGCCAAAATTTCCGACAAAATATTGATCATCGAAAAACTGCTCGATAAGGTGGACAACCTGATCATTGGTGGTGGGATGTCATACACCTTTGCCAAAGCAAAAGGCGGAAGCATCGGTGATTCACTACTGGAAGCGGACAAGATGGACTTGACGAAGGAATTGGAAGCGAAAGCCAAAGAAAAGGGCGTTAACCTTTACCTTCCTGTGGACAATATCACTTCCAAGGAATTTGCCAATGATGCTGAGCAGGGAAAAGCCAAAAGTGGTGAAATTCCTGATGGCTGGATGGGATTGGACATCGGGGAGGAAACAAGGAAGATTTTTGCCGATGTCATCAAGGATTCCAAAACCATCCTTTGGAATGGCCCTATGGGTGTGTTTGAAATGGAAAGCTTCGACAAAGGGACCAAAGCGGTCGCTGAGGCAGTCGTTTCGGCTACTGAAGCCGGTGCATTCAGCTTGATCGGTGGCGGTGATTCAGCTGCTGCCGTGAACAAATTCGGTTTTGGAGAGAAAGTGTCTTTTGTATCCACAGGCGGAGGGGCTTTGTTGGAATACATGGAAGGAAAAGAATTGCCAGGTGTGAAGGCGCTGGAGCCTTGA